The Populus alba chromosome 6, ASM523922v2, whole genome shotgun sequence genome contains a region encoding:
- the LOC118053380 gene encoding ABC transporter I family member 20 — MGDMEHQGPIIDINGLRFTYPGINGHPPPGSKPLIDEFSLTVNSGDRCLLVGSNGAGKTTILKILGGKHMVEPQMVRVLGRSAFHDTALTSSGDLSYLGGEWRREVAFAGFEVPIQMDISAEKMILGVAGIDPQRRAELIKVLDIDLSWRMHKVSDGQRRRVQICMGLLRPFKVLLLDEITVDLDVLARADLLKFLRKDCEERGASIIYATHIFDGLEEWPTHILYVAHGKLQFAMPMAKIKEISNLSLMRTVESWLRKERDEERKRRQERKAGGLPEYEKQVEGSRVTGDPARVAARVMNNGWAAGRLNSTIAGEENFILSSNRVLR, encoded by the exons ATGGGCGATATGGAGCATCAAGGACCAATAATAGATATCAACGGCCTGAGATTCACGTACCCAGGAATCAACGGTCACCCACCGCCTGGGTCTAAACCGTTGATCGATGAGTTCTCTCTCACCGTCAATTCTGGTGATCGATGCCTTCTTGTTGGATCCAACGGCGCTG GGAAAACAACAATTCTGAAGATATTAGGAGGCAAACACATGGTGGAACCCCAAATGGTTCGTGTTTTAGGAAGGTCTGCTTTTCACGACACTGCTTTAACTTCTTCTGGTGATCTTTCTTATCTTGGAGGAGAG TGGAGGCGAGAAGTTGCTTTTGCTGGTTTTGAGGTTCCGATACAAATGGATATTTCTGCGGAGAAGATGATACTTGGGGTGGCAGGTATTGATCCTCAAAGAAGAGCTGAGCTAATCAAG GTATTGGACATTGATCTGTCATGGAGGATGCACAAGGTTTCTGATGGCCAGAGAAGGCGAGTGCAAATTTGCATGGGTCTCTTGAGGCCATTCAAG GTTCTTCTTCTTGATGAGATAACAGTTGACCTCGATGTGCTAGCAAGGGCTGACCTTCTGAAGTTTCTAAGAAAGGATTGTGAAGAGCGAGGTGCATCAATTATCTATGCAACACATATATTTGATGGTTTGGAGGAGTGGCCAACGCATATT TTGTATGTTGCTCATGGGAAGTTGCAATTCGCAATGCCAATGgccaaaataaaagagattagTAATTTGTCACTAATG AGAACAGTGGAGAGCTGGCTGAGGAAGGAAAGAGATGAGGAGAGGAAAAGAAGACAAGAGAGAAAGGCAGGAGGTCTTCCAGAATATGAAAAGCAGGTTGAGGGAAGTCGAGTGACCGGTGATCCAGCTCGTGTTGCTGCTCGTGTTATGAACAATGGTTGGGCTGCAGGAAGGCTGAACTCCACTATTGCGGGTGAAGAGAACTTCATCTTGAGCTCAAACAGAGTTTTGAGGTAG
- the LOC118053379 gene encoding transcription factor AS1, protein MKERQRWRAEEDALLRAYVKQYGPREWNLVSQRMNTPLNRDAKSCLERWKNYLKPGIKKGSLTEEEQSLVIRLQAKHGNKWKKIAAEVPGRTAKRLGKWWEVFKEKQQRELKENNKTVEPIDEGKYDRILETFAEKLVKERPSPAFVMATSNGTFLHTDPHPHPHPHPSTPAPTMLPPWLSNSNSTSTVRPPSPSVTLSLSPSTVAASPPIQWLQPERGPENTPLVLGNLPPHGIVPVCGESFLMSELVDCCRELEEGHRAWAAHKKEAAWRLRRVELQLESEKSCRRREKMEEIESKIKSLREEEKASLDRIEAEYREQLTGLRRDAETKEQKLSDQWTAKHLRLTKFLEQMSCRPRLSEPNSR, encoded by the coding sequence ATGAAGGAGAGGCAGCGTTGGAGAGCTGAAGAGGACGCTTTACTACGTGCATACGTGAAACAATATGGTCCAAGGGAATGGAACCTTGTGTCACAGCGCATGAACACACCCCTAAACAGGGATGCTAAATCTTGCTTAGAAAGGTGGAAGAACTACCTCAAACCAGGGATAAAGAAAGGATCACTTACAGAAGAAGAACAGAGTCTTGTCATTCGGCTTCAGGCGAAACACGGGAACAAATGGAAGAAAATTGCAGCTGAAGTTCCAGGTCGAACAGCTAAGAGACTAGGCAAGTGGTGGGAAGTGTTCAAAGAGAAGCAACAGAGAGAGCTGAAGGAAAATAACAAGACAGTTGAGCCAATTGACGAGGGCAAGTACGATAGGATTTTAGAGACTTTTGCTGAGAAGCTAGTGAAAGAGCGCCCTTCTCCAGCATTTGTAATGGCCACTTCGAATGGGACCTTTCTTCATACGGACCCCCATCCCCATCCCCATCCCCATCCATCTACTCCAGCACCAACTATGCTCCCCCCTTGGCTTTCTAATTCTAACAGCACCTCCACTGTCAGGCCACCATCCCCCTCTGTAACGCTAAGCCTCTCTCCATCAACAGTCGCGGCATCCCCTCCAATCCAATGGCTTCAGCCGGAGAGAGGTCCGGAAAACACTCCTCTTGTTTTGGGCAATTTGCCACCTCATGGAATAGTCCCTGTTTGTGGTGAGAGCTTCTTAATGTCTGAGTTGGTCGATTGCTGTAGAGAATTGGAAGAAGGGCACCGCGCCTGGGCTGCACACAAAAAGGAGGCTGCCTGGAGGCTAAGAAGGGTAGAGTTGCAGCTGGAGTCAGAGAAGTCATGTCGAAGGAGGGAGAAAATGGAAGAGATAGAGTCAAAGATCAAGTCTCTcagggaagaagaaaaggcatCTCTTGATAGGATTGAAGCAGAGTACAGGGAACAATTAACAGGGCTTAGAAGGGATGCAGAAACCAAGGAACAGAAATTGTCCGACCAGTGGACTGCAAAGCATTTGCGTCTTACCAAGTTTCTCGAACAGATGTCTTGCAGACCTAGGCTTTCTGAGCCTAATAGTCGTTAA